In Nostoc sp. UHCC 0926, a single genomic region encodes these proteins:
- a CDS encoding type II toxin-antitoxin system VapC family toxin, translating into MSDQVQEVITNPENLIFVSAISAWEISIKQSLGKLIVPGNLEEALRFSRFEVLSMTLADGIKVADLPLHHKDPFDRMLIAQALVESLTIITVDQKFKFYDVLLFSNDFG; encoded by the coding sequence TTGTCAGATCAGGTACAAGAGGTAATTACTAATCCTGAAAATTTAATTTTCGTCAGTGCGATTAGTGCTTGGGAGATTTCAATTAAACAGTCTTTAGGAAAGTTAATTGTTCCTGGTAATTTGGAGGAGGCTTTGCGCTTCAGTCGGTTTGAGGTTTTGTCTATGACATTGGCAGATGGAATAAAGGTTGCTGATTTGCCTCTACACCATAAAGATCCTTTTGATAGGATGTTAATTGCTCAAGCTTTGGTAGAAAGTTTAACAATAATTACAGTAGACCAAAAGTTTAAATTTTATGATGTGCTATTATTCTCTAATGATTTCGGCTAG
- a CDS encoding helix-turn-helix transcriptional regulator translates to MTSKTISWDSIRDQVLADPEVKAEYDALESEFQCAKQVIALRKASGLNQRDFAKLVGIKQPQLARIAGKQVPKIETLAKLARSAGYDVEIRFIAPKGKRSHKVEPLRISAKELV, encoded by the coding sequence ATGACTTCTAAAACAATTTCTTGGGATTCTATTCGTGATCAGGTTTTAGCAGATCCAGAGGTAAAGGCTGAATACGATGCCTTGGAGTCTGAATTCCAGTGTGCAAAACAAGTTATTGCTTTAAGGAAGGCTAGCGGCTTAAATCAACGAGATTTTGCTAAGTTGGTTGGCATTAAACAGCCACAGCTAGCTCGGATTGCTGGGAAACAGGTTCCTAAAATTGAAACCCTAGCAAAACTTGCTAGGAGTGCAGGTTACGATGTCGAGATTCGTTTTATAGCACCCAAAGGAAAGCGATCGCACAAAGTCGAGCCTCTGAGGATTTCTGCTAAGGAGTTAGTTTAG